A DNA window from Streptomyces asoensis contains the following coding sequences:
- a CDS encoding DUF397 domain-containing protein has protein sequence MSSVSNGVRASSLGVRWIKSSHSNAEGNCVEVAALDGGGVALRNSRDPDGPALVYTPAEVAAFVAGAKDGEFDHLV, from the coding sequence GTGTCGTCAGTGTCGAACGGAGTGCGGGCGAGCTCGCTGGGCGTCCGCTGGATCAAGAGCAGTCACAGCAACGCCGAGGGCAACTGCGTGGAGGTCGCGGCGCTGGACGGTGGAGGCGTCGCGCTGCGCAACTCCCGCGATCCCGACGGGCCCGCGCTGGTGTACACGCCGGCCGAGGTCGCCGCGTTCGTGGCCGGGGCGAAGGACGGGGAGTTCGACCACCTGGTCTGA
- a CDS encoding LutC/YkgG family protein: protein MSSRERILGRVRRALADVPRDDTPYGEAVARDYLREHGARDTAATVELLAENLTEYRALVHRCAEGELPAVLARLLAERRAATVLVPPGLDETWLARSDVARVADLAGSGAHELDRVDSVVTACAVAVAETGTIVLDGGPDQGRRRITLVPDHHICVVRVPEQVVSSVPQALERLDPLRPSTWISGPSATSDIELDRVEGVHGPRTLEVVLVG from the coding sequence GTGAGCAGCAGGGAACGGATCCTGGGCCGGGTGCGGCGCGCGCTGGCGGACGTGCCCCGGGACGACACCCCGTACGGGGAGGCGGTCGCCCGTGACTACCTGCGCGAGCACGGCGCCCGCGACACCGCCGCGACGGTCGAGCTGCTGGCGGAGAACCTGACGGAGTACCGGGCCCTCGTGCACCGGTGCGCCGAGGGGGAACTGCCCGCCGTGCTGGCCCGATTGCTCGCGGAGCGGAGGGCGGCCACGGTCCTCGTGCCGCCGGGCCTCGACGAGACCTGGCTGGCGCGCTCGGACGTGGCGCGCGTCGCGGACCTGGCGGGGAGCGGCGCGCACGAGCTGGACCGCGTGGACAGCGTGGTCACGGCGTGCGCGGTGGCCGTCGCGGAGACGGGGACCATCGTGCTGGACGGCGGCCCCGACCAGGGCCGGCGCCGGATCACCCTGGTCCCGGATCACCACATCTGCGTGGTGCGGGTCCCGGAGCAGGTCGTGTCCTCCGTGCCCCAGGCCCTGGAACGGCTCGACCCGCTCCGCCCGTCGACCTGGATCTCCGGCCCCTCGGCGACCAGCGACATCGAACTCGACCGGGTGGAAGGGGTGCACGGCCCGCGCACCCTGGAGGTGGTCCTGGTCGGCTGA
- a CDS encoding AAA family ATPase, which produces MFTSVDDVCARLAESGYLASPAVATTVFLADRLGKPLLVEGPAGVGKTELAKAVARVAGARLVRLQCYEGVDESRALYEWNHAKQLLRISAGRDESWDETRTDIFSEEFLLPRPLLTAIRGDEPTVLLIDETDKADVEVEGLLLEVLSDFQVTVPELGTITAARRPFVVLTSNASRELSEALRRRCLFLHIGFPEEELERRIVRLKVPGIEEALAQSVVRVIGALRAMDLRKAPSVAETVDWARTLLALGATALDEGVVRDSLGVILKHQEDILKAGAKLDLDAV; this is translated from the coding sequence TTGTTCACGTCCGTCGACGATGTCTGCGCGCGGCTCGCCGAGAGCGGCTACCTGGCCTCCCCCGCCGTCGCCACGACCGTCTTCCTCGCCGACCGGCTCGGCAAGCCGCTGCTGGTGGAGGGCCCCGCCGGGGTCGGCAAGACGGAGCTCGCCAAGGCCGTGGCGCGGGTCGCGGGAGCCCGGCTGGTACGGCTCCAGTGCTACGAGGGCGTCGACGAGTCCCGGGCCCTGTACGAGTGGAACCACGCCAAGCAGCTGCTGCGCATCAGCGCGGGCCGGGACGAGAGCTGGGACGAGACCCGCACCGACATCTTCAGCGAGGAGTTCCTCCTCCCCCGGCCGCTGCTGACCGCCATCCGCGGCGACGAACCGACGGTCCTGCTCATCGACGAGACCGACAAGGCCGACGTCGAGGTGGAGGGGCTGCTCCTGGAGGTGCTGAGCGACTTCCAGGTCACCGTCCCGGAGCTCGGCACGATCACCGCGGCGCGCCGCCCGTTCGTCGTCCTCACCTCCAACGCGAGCCGTGAGCTGTCGGAGGCGCTGCGCCGGCGCTGTCTCTTCCTGCACATCGGCTTCCCCGAGGAGGAGCTGGAGCGGCGGATCGTCCGGCTGAAGGTGCCCGGCATCGAGGAGGCGCTGGCGCAGTCGGTGGTCCGGGTGATCGGCGCGCTGCGCGCGATGGACCTGCGCAAGGCGCCGTCCGTCGCCGAGACCGTCGACTGGGCCCGCACCCTGCTCGCGCTCGGTGCGACCGCCCTGGACGAGGGTGTCGTCCGCGACAGCCTCGGCGTGATCCTCAAGCACCAGGAGGACATCCTCAAGGCCGGCGCGAAGCTCGACCTGGACGCCGTGTGA
- a CDS encoding SAM-dependent methyltransferase: MQPGKQLSTAIDAAVPTAARMYDHYLGGKDNYAADRAACEELDKVVPSTRALALNNRRFLQRVVRTLTQEFRIRQFLDHGSGLPTQDNVHQVAQRVDPTAHVVYVDNDPMVLVHGRALLEQDRRTTVIHADLRDTETIFTHEDTLRLIDFSEPVAVLFNSVFHCIPDSDTDGPRAVVRRVSERLAPGSVLVMCQLVSEDPQVREFVTDFMDKATQGHWGRVREEKDVAALFEGTRIIEPGLVEVSTWRPDTEVAPRQLTQEWIEFGGVGLLG; this comes from the coding sequence ATGCAGCCCGGCAAGCAGTTGTCGACGGCGATCGACGCGGCGGTCCCCACGGCCGCCCGCATGTACGACCACTACCTCGGCGGCAAGGACAACTACGCGGCCGACCGCGCGGCATGCGAGGAACTGGACAAGGTCGTCCCGAGCACCCGGGCGCTGGCGCTCAACAACCGCCGGTTCCTCCAGCGGGTGGTGCGGACCCTGACCCAGGAGTTCAGGATCCGGCAGTTCCTGGACCACGGATCGGGCCTGCCCACCCAGGACAACGTGCACCAGGTCGCCCAGCGCGTCGACCCGACCGCGCACGTCGTGTACGTCGACAACGACCCGATGGTGCTGGTGCACGGCCGCGCCCTGCTGGAGCAGGACCGCCGCACCACCGTCATACACGCCGACCTGCGGGACACCGAGACGATCTTCACCCACGAGGACACCCTGCGGCTGATCGACTTCTCGGAGCCGGTGGCGGTGCTGTTCAACTCCGTCTTCCACTGCATCCCCGACAGCGACACCGACGGACCCCGGGCCGTGGTGCGCCGGGTCTCCGAACGCCTGGCGCCCGGCAGCGTCCTGGTGATGTGCCAACTGGTCAGCGAGGACCCGCAGGTCCGGGAGTTCGTCACCGACTTCATGGACAAGGCCACCCAGGGCCACTGGGGCCGGGTGCGCGAGGAGAAGGACGTCGCCGCGCTCTTCGAGGGCACGCGGATCATCGAACCGGGACTGGTGGAGGTCTCCACCTGGCGGCCCGACACCGAGGTCGCGCCCCGCCAGCTCACCCAGGAGTGGATCGAGTTCGGCGGAGTGGGCCTCCTGGGCTGA
- a CDS encoding rhamnulokinase, whose amino-acid sequence MRSYAAVDLGASSGRVMVGRVGTDSLELTEAHRFRNRPVRVPEGLRWDVLSLYAGVLDGLRAAGPVDSVGIDSWAVDYGLLDADGALLGNPVHYRDTRTEGVAEKVWATVPAAELYAATGLQYAPFNTLYQLTAARGTRELRQAARLLLIPDLLAYWLTGEQGTELTNASTTQLIDPRTGDWAYDVAERLGVDLGLFAPLRRPGDPAGLLRAGVLEETGLTGPVPVTTVGSHDTASAVAAVPATGERFAYICTGTWSLAGLELAAPVLTEESRAANFTNELGLDGTVRYLRNIMGLWLLQECLRAWGEPDLGELLREAAGVPALRSVVDAGDAAFLAPGRMPERIAEACRVSGQPVPVTPAEITRCILDSLALAHRRAVEEARRLADHPVDVVHVVGGGTRNTLLCQLTADACGLPVVAGPTEAAALGNVLVQARAHGSVGDRADMRRLLARTQSPTRYEPRGDSGPWREAAARLAAR is encoded by the coding sequence GTGCGGTCGTACGCGGCGGTCGACCTCGGCGCGTCCAGCGGGCGCGTCATGGTCGGCCGCGTGGGGACCGACTCGCTGGAGCTGACGGAGGCGCACCGCTTCCGCAACCGGCCGGTCCGGGTCCCGGAGGGGCTGCGCTGGGACGTGCTGTCCCTGTACGCGGGGGTCCTGGACGGGCTGCGGGCGGCCGGTCCGGTGGACTCGGTCGGCATCGACAGCTGGGCGGTGGACTACGGCCTCCTCGACGCGGACGGCGCCCTGCTCGGCAACCCGGTGCACTACCGGGACACGCGCACCGAAGGGGTCGCCGAGAAGGTGTGGGCCACCGTGCCCGCGGCCGAGCTGTACGCGGCCACCGGCCTCCAGTACGCGCCCTTCAACACCCTCTACCAGTTGACGGCCGCCCGCGGCACGCGTGAACTCCGCCAGGCCGCGCGCCTGTTGCTCATTCCCGACCTGCTGGCGTACTGGCTCACGGGCGAGCAGGGAACCGAGCTGACCAACGCCTCCACCACCCAGCTGATCGACCCCCGTACGGGCGACTGGGCGTACGACGTGGCCGAGCGGCTCGGCGTCGACCTGGGACTGTTCGCGCCGCTGCGGCGGCCCGGCGACCCGGCGGGCCTGCTGCGGGCGGGCGTGCTGGAGGAGACGGGGCTCACCGGCCCGGTGCCGGTGACGACGGTCGGCTCGCACGACACCGCCTCCGCCGTGGCCGCCGTCCCGGCGACCGGCGAGCGGTTCGCCTACATCTGCACCGGCACCTGGTCGCTGGCCGGCCTGGAGCTGGCGGCGCCCGTCCTCACCGAGGAGAGCCGGGCGGCCAACTTCACCAACGAGCTGGGGCTGGACGGCACGGTCCGCTACCTGCGCAACATCATGGGGCTGTGGCTGCTCCAGGAGTGCCTGCGGGCCTGGGGCGAACCGGATCTGGGCGAGCTGCTGCGGGAGGCGGCGGGCGTGCCCGCGCTGCGCTCGGTCGTGGACGCCGGGGACGCCGCCTTCCTGGCGCCCGGGCGGATGCCGGAGCGGATCGCCGAGGCGTGCCGGGTGTCCGGACAGCCGGTGCCCGTCACCCCCGCCGAGATCACGCGCTGCATCCTCGACTCCCTCGCCCTGGCCCACCGGCGGGCCGTCGAGGAGGCCCGGCGGCTCGCCGACCACCCGGTCGACGTCGTGCACGTCGTGGGCGGCGGCACCCGCAACACGCTGCTGTGCCAGCTCACCGCGGACGCCTGCGGGCTGCCGGTGGTGGCGGGTCCGACAGAGGCGGCCGCCCTCGGCAACGTGCTCGTCCAGGCCCGCGCGCACGGCTCGGTCGGCGACCGCGCCGACATGCGCCGGCTGCTCGCCCGCACCCAGTCGCCGACGCGCTACGAGCCGCGGGGCGACAGCGGGCCGTGGCGCGAGGCGGCGGCCCGGCTCGCCGCGCGGTGA
- a CDS encoding threo-3-hydroxy-L-aspartate ammonia-lyase has protein sequence MTTTPPPITLDDVRDAAARLKGVAHRTPVLRSRTLDELVGAEVLLKCENFQRVGAFKFRGAYNAVSRLAPEQLARGVAAYSSGNHAQAVALAARELGTTAVIVMPEDAPRSKRAATEGYGAEIVTYDRYTGDRAAVAGALAADRGLALIPPYEHPHVMAGQGTAALELLEEAGELDALLVPVGGGGLIAGSATAVKGLHPATRVLGVEPEAGDDTKRSLDAGRRVEIPVPRTIADGQALHTPGELTFSVNRRLVDDIALVDDDEIRAAMRFAFERLKIVVEPSGATPIAALLAGRAGPLPRRVGVILSGGNIDTARFAELCGPTA, from the coding sequence GTGACGACCACACCCCCGCCGATCACCCTCGACGACGTGCGCGACGCGGCCGCCCGGCTGAAGGGCGTCGCACACCGCACCCCCGTGCTGCGCTCCCGCACCCTGGACGAGCTGGTGGGCGCCGAGGTGCTGCTGAAGTGCGAGAACTTCCAGCGCGTCGGCGCGTTCAAGTTCCGGGGCGCCTACAACGCGGTCTCCCGGCTGGCCCCCGAACAGCTCGCCCGGGGCGTCGCCGCGTACTCCTCCGGCAACCACGCCCAGGCCGTCGCCCTGGCCGCCCGCGAGCTCGGCACCACCGCGGTGATCGTCATGCCGGAGGACGCGCCCCGCTCCAAGCGCGCGGCCACCGAGGGCTACGGCGCCGAGATCGTCACGTACGACCGCTACACCGGCGACCGGGCGGCCGTCGCCGGGGCGCTGGCCGCCGACCGGGGGCTGGCCCTCATCCCGCCCTACGAGCACCCGCACGTCATGGCCGGTCAGGGCACCGCCGCGCTCGAACTGCTGGAGGAGGCGGGAGAACTGGACGCCCTGCTGGTGCCGGTCGGGGGCGGCGGCCTCATCGCCGGCAGCGCGACGGCCGTCAAGGGGCTGCACCCGGCCACCCGCGTCCTAGGCGTCGAGCCGGAGGCCGGGGACGACACCAAGCGCTCGCTCGACGCGGGCCGGCGGGTCGAGATCCCGGTGCCGCGCACCATCGCCGACGGACAGGCCCTGCACACGCCCGGGGAGCTGACGTTCTCGGTCAACCGGCGGCTGGTCGACGACATCGCCCTGGTCGACGACGACGAGATCCGGGCCGCCATGCGCTTCGCCTTCGAACGTCTGAAGATCGTCGTGGAGCCCAGCGGAGCCACCCCGATCGCCGCCCTGCTCGCCGGGCGGGCCGGCCCGCTCCCGCGACGCGTCGGCGTGATCCTCTCCGGCGGCAACATCGACACCGCGCGCTTCGCCGAACTCTGCGGACCGACGGCGTAG
- a CDS encoding helix-turn-helix domain-containing protein, which produces MSAESPRVSRLEPYLNRAEPAPTLLKMLVGVQLAGIREDAGLSQEQAARSLGFSPAKLSRIEAGKGRKPPVEADVRALLSLYGTEEHETSVLIRLLRQAGEPGWWQRFDKRLMPEWFDRLVGLQEAATAIRTFEIQYVPGLLQTPAYARAVVERGLPSATSREVERRVELRTRRTELLKRPDAPRLWAVLDESVLLRVLGGREVMREQLDHLVQMAGLPHVTVQVVPLDVTHASAPAIPVTYLRFAGADLPDVVYLEQIRSATFLEDRDETEEYRVALDRLADEALDPRESLALLKETADRRYAAAP; this is translated from the coding sequence ATGTCTGCCGAGTCGCCTCGAGTGTCCCGTCTCGAACCGTATCTGAACCGGGCCGAGCCCGCCCCGACCTTGCTCAAAATGCTGGTCGGTGTCCAGCTCGCCGGTATCCGGGAGGACGCCGGACTCTCCCAGGAACAGGCCGCGCGCTCCCTCGGGTTCAGCCCGGCGAAGCTGTCGCGGATCGAGGCGGGCAAGGGCCGCAAGCCTCCCGTCGAGGCGGACGTGCGCGCGCTCCTGTCGCTCTACGGGACCGAGGAGCACGAGACCTCGGTACTGATCCGGCTGCTGCGGCAGGCGGGCGAACCCGGCTGGTGGCAGCGCTTCGACAAGCGGCTCATGCCCGAGTGGTTCGACCGGCTGGTCGGGCTCCAGGAGGCGGCCACGGCGATCCGCACCTTCGAGATCCAGTACGTGCCGGGCCTGTTGCAGACCCCCGCCTACGCGCGCGCCGTCGTGGAGCGCGGTCTGCCGTCGGCGACCTCGCGGGAGGTCGAGCGCCGGGTGGAACTGCGCACGCGGCGCACCGAACTGCTGAAGCGCCCCGACGCCCCGCGGCTGTGGGCGGTCCTCGACGAATCGGTGCTGCTGCGCGTGCTGGGCGGGCGCGAGGTGATGCGCGAGCAGCTCGATCACCTCGTGCAGATGGCCGGGCTGCCCCATGTCACCGTCCAGGTGGTGCCGTTGGACGTCACCCACGCCTCCGCGCCGGCCATACCGGTCACCTACCTGCGCTTCGCCGGCGCCGATCTGCCCGACGTCGTCTACCTGGAGCAGATCAGGAGCGCGACCTTCCTGGAGGACCGGGACGAGACGGAGGAGTACCGGGTCGCGCTGGACCGCCTCGCGGACGAGGCACTCGACCCGCGCGAGTCCCTGGCGCTGCTGAAGGAGACCGCCGACCGGCGCTACGCCGCCGCTCCCTGA
- a CDS encoding LutB/LldF family L-lactate oxidation iron-sulfur protein, with amino-acid sequence MSGTFVGMPAFPEAAREAVGDRTLRANLRHATHTIRAKRAAAVAEVSDWAQLREAGKRIKDHTLRRLDHYLVQLEEAVTAAGGTVHWAADADEANRIVAALVKETGESDLVKVKSMATQEIGLNEALEAEGIRAYETDLAELIVQLGRDRPSHILVPAIHRNRGEIRDIFAREMSAWGRPAPEGLTDTPAELAEAARLHLREKFLRAKVGISGANFMVAETGTLVVVESEGNGRMCLTLPETLISVVGIEKIVPTWRDLEVFLQTLPRSSTAERMNPYTSTWTGTTDGDGPRTFHLVLLDNGRTDTLADEVGRQALRCIRCSACLNVCPVYERAGGHAYGSVYPGPIGAILSPQLRGTGSEIDASLPYASSLCGACYEVCPVAIDIPEVLVHLRERVVQGGPVTREGNKVVVKPAKGHAAERAAMRAARWAFGRPGALRAGQRLASRTRGLHPRTLPGPGRAWSASRDLPAVPAEPFRDWWQRTNGGTADGTSGEGAAK; translated from the coding sequence ATGAGCGGGACGTTCGTGGGCATGCCGGCCTTCCCCGAGGCCGCGCGCGAGGCGGTCGGCGACCGGACGCTGCGGGCCAATCTGCGGCACGCCACGCACACCATCCGGGCCAAGCGGGCGGCCGCGGTGGCCGAGGTGTCCGACTGGGCGCAGCTGCGGGAGGCGGGCAAGCGGATCAAGGACCACACGCTGCGCCGGCTCGACCACTACCTCGTGCAACTGGAGGAGGCCGTGACGGCGGCGGGCGGCACCGTCCACTGGGCCGCCGACGCCGACGAGGCCAACCGGATCGTGGCCGCCCTGGTCAAGGAGACCGGCGAGTCGGATCTCGTCAAGGTCAAGTCGATGGCCACCCAGGAGATCGGGCTCAACGAGGCGCTGGAGGCGGAGGGCATCCGCGCCTACGAGACCGATCTCGCCGAACTCATCGTGCAGTTGGGCCGGGACCGGCCGTCGCACATCCTGGTCCCGGCCATCCACCGCAACCGGGGCGAGATCCGGGACATCTTCGCCCGGGAGATGAGCGCGTGGGGCCGCCCCGCGCCCGAGGGGCTGACCGACACGCCCGCCGAACTCGCGGAGGCCGCCCGCCTCCACCTGCGCGAGAAGTTCCTGCGCGCCAAGGTCGGGATCTCCGGCGCCAACTTCATGGTCGCCGAGACCGGCACCCTGGTGGTCGTCGAGTCCGAGGGCAACGGACGGATGTGCCTGACCCTGCCCGAGACGCTGATCTCGGTCGTCGGCATCGAGAAGATCGTGCCGACCTGGCGTGACCTGGAGGTCTTCCTCCAGACGCTGCCCCGCTCCTCGACGGCGGAGCGCATGAACCCGTACACCTCGACCTGGACGGGCACGACGGACGGCGACGGCCCGCGCACCTTCCACCTGGTGCTGCTGGACAACGGACGCACCGACACCCTCGCCGACGAGGTCGGCCGGCAGGCCCTGCGCTGCATCCGCTGCTCCGCCTGTCTGAACGTGTGCCCGGTCTACGAGCGCGCCGGCGGCCACGCCTACGGCTCGGTCTATCCCGGCCCGATCGGCGCGATCCTCAGCCCCCAACTGCGGGGTACCGGGAGCGAGATCGACGCCTCCCTGCCCTACGCCTCCTCGCTGTGCGGGGCCTGCTACGAGGTGTGCCCGGTGGCCATCGACATCCCGGAGGTGCTGGTGCACCTGCGCGAACGGGTCGTGCAGGGCGGCCCGGTCACCCGCGAGGGCAACAAGGTGGTGGTCAAGCCCGCCAAGGGGCACGCGGCGGAACGGGCCGCGATGCGGGCGGCGCGCTGGGCGTTCGGCAGGCCCGGGGCCCTGCGCGCCGGGCAGCGGCTGGCCTCCCGGACCCGCGGGCTGCATCCCCGTACGCTGCCGGGCCCCGGCCGGGCGTGGAGCGCCTCGCGGGATCTGCCGGCGGTGCCCGCGGAGCCGTTCCGCGACTGGTGGCAGCGGACGAACGGCGGCACTGCCGACGGCACGAGCGGCGAAGGAGCGGCGAAGTGA
- a CDS encoding (Fe-S)-binding protein — MRVALFLTCVNDTLYPDTGRAVVKLLTRLGVEVDFPMAQTCCGQAHYNTGYRHEAEPLARHFSDVFAEYEAIVTPSGSCGAMVRELYPRMGERARAEGRGDTLAATLAPVVPKTYELTEFLVDVLRVTDVGAYYPHKVTYHPTCHGLRGLGLGDRPRRLLRAVAGLELVELPGADECCGFGGTFALKNSDVSAAMGADKVRNAESTGAEVLCAADNSCLMHIGGTMTRLESGMRPVHIAEILASTKEGPAS, encoded by the coding sequence ATGCGTGTCGCACTGTTCCTGACCTGTGTCAACGACACGCTCTATCCGGACACCGGCCGCGCCGTGGTGAAACTGCTGACCAGACTGGGCGTCGAGGTGGACTTCCCGATGGCCCAGACCTGCTGCGGCCAGGCCCACTACAACACCGGTTACCGTCATGAGGCCGAGCCGCTCGCCCGGCATTTCTCCGATGTCTTCGCGGAGTACGAGGCGATCGTGACGCCTTCGGGGTCCTGCGGGGCGATGGTGCGGGAGCTGTATCCGAGGATGGGCGAGCGGGCCCGGGCCGAGGGGCGCGGGGACACCCTCGCCGCCACCCTGGCGCCGGTGGTGCCGAAGACGTACGAACTCACCGAGTTCCTGGTGGACGTGCTCCGTGTCACGGACGTCGGCGCGTACTACCCGCACAAGGTGACCTATCACCCGACCTGTCACGGGCTGCGCGGCCTGGGCCTCGGGGACCGTCCCCGGCGTCTGCTCCGGGCCGTGGCGGGGCTGGAGCTGGTGGAGCTGCCGGGGGCCGACGAGTGCTGCGGCTTCGGCGGGACCTTCGCGCTGAAGAACTCCGACGTCTCGGCCGCGATGGGCGCCGACAAGGTGCGCAACGCCGAGTCGACGGGTGCCGAGGTGCTCTGCGCGGCGGACAACTCCTGCCTGATGCACATCGGCGGCACCATGACCCGGCTGGAGAGCGGCATGCGGCCCGTGCACATCGCGGAGATCCTGGCGAGCACGAAGGAGGGACCGGCGTCATGA
- a CDS encoding cupin domain-containing protein produces the protein MMEVKALEKPDERRDFPRGHIEAVHMTGLDFAVATFEPGWRWTESLASVAGTDTCQIHHNGYVVQGRMHITMDEGGEGELGPGDVFVVTPGHDAWVVGDEQCVVYDFAGSMAKDYGKAP, from the coding sequence ATGATGGAAGTGAAGGCGCTCGAGAAGCCGGACGAGCGGCGCGATTTCCCCCGCGGCCACATCGAGGCCGTCCACATGACGGGGCTCGACTTCGCCGTGGCGACCTTCGAACCGGGATGGCGGTGGACGGAGTCGCTGGCCTCGGTGGCGGGAACCGACACCTGCCAGATCCACCACAACGGGTACGTGGTCCAGGGCCGCATGCACATCACCATGGACGAGGGCGGGGAGGGCGAACTCGGGCCCGGGGACGTCTTCGTGGTGACTCCCGGACACGACGCCTGGGTCGTGGGCGACGAACAGTGCGTGGTCTACGACTTCGCCGGTTCGATGGCCAAGGACTACGGCAAGGCACCGTAG
- a CDS encoding transcriptional regulator — MESRETERDAVLRALTPVVDGIAATFGPVCEVVLHDYRRPETSVVAVAGSVTGRTVGGAMSEIGMRVLARGDEAADELNYVTRTGAGRLVKSSTMVLRDSAGAVFGALCVNVDVTEVDRVQGLLAALAGTAATPRAEAPVTTFGDDIDSVVDALLDDRLRRQDQTWAGLDRARRLALFRGLDERGVFAVRRAIEQVAARLGISRASAYSYLAQSRTARAPGADGIPGAGGHPEGAHP; from the coding sequence ATGGAATCCCGGGAGACCGAGCGGGACGCGGTCCTGCGTGCGCTCACCCCCGTCGTCGACGGGATCGCCGCGACCTTCGGGCCGGTGTGCGAGGTCGTGCTGCACGACTACCGGCGGCCGGAGACGTCCGTCGTGGCGGTCGCGGGGTCGGTGACCGGGCGCACCGTCGGCGGCGCGATGAGCGAGATCGGCATGCGCGTGCTCGCCCGCGGCGACGAGGCCGCCGACGAGCTGAACTACGTCACCCGCACCGGCGCCGGACGGCTGGTGAAGTCGTCCACGATGGTGCTGCGCGACTCCGCCGGCGCGGTCTTCGGCGCCCTGTGCGTCAACGTCGACGTCACCGAGGTGGACCGGGTGCAGGGCCTGCTGGCCGCGCTCGCCGGTACGGCGGCGACGCCCCGGGCCGAGGCCCCGGTGACCACCTTCGGCGACGACATCGACTCCGTCGTCGACGCCCTCCTCGACGACCGGCTGCGGCGCCAGGACCAGACCTGGGCCGGCCTCGACCGGGCCCGGCGCCTCGCGCTCTTCCGCGGCCTCGACGAACGCGGCGTGTTCGCCGTGCGGCGCGCCATCGAACAGGTCGCCGCCCGCCTCGGCATCTCCCGTGCCTCCGCCTACAGCTATCTCGCCCAGTCCAGAACCGCGCGAGCGCCCGGTGCCGACGGCATCCCCGGTGCCGGCGGCCATCCCGAGGGAGCCCACCCGTGA
- a CDS encoding VWA domain-containing protein, with product MSAEAADRVVGLVAALRAHGLRIGTGETVDAAEAAAVLGFADRAVLREGLAAALLHSPDQRRVFDTVFDLYFPYGVGAPQGGPGDRDDLRERLAAALADDDATALARLAVEAVDGFGGYGSSPGADGWSSYQALERLRPQTLLARVRDDVRSRGGGPGFTDRLLEDEIRRRIEVFRTLVAGEARRRVAERRGRDEIARRAVAPTVDRVDFLYAGKDRLAELRRTVQPLARKLATRMAARRRRASRGTIDLRRTLRGSLSTGGVPMRPVLRRRRPVRPELVLLCDVSGSVSGFSDFTMLLVQALHDQFTKVRVFAFVNRIDEVTGLLGHGAADPAGLGARIRAEAGLTGHHGSSDYGAALGEFTARYGDAVGPRSTVFVLGDARTNMSDPNPAALRRIAGQARHLHWLNPEPRTLWGTGDSAAPEYAGLVAMHECRNAGQLGALIGRLLPV from the coding sequence GTGAGCGCCGAGGCCGCCGACCGCGTGGTCGGCCTGGTGGCGGCGCTGCGCGCGCACGGACTGCGGATCGGCACGGGTGAGACGGTGGACGCCGCCGAGGCGGCGGCGGTGCTCGGCTTCGCGGACCGCGCGGTGCTGCGCGAGGGGCTCGCCGCGGCCCTGCTGCACTCTCCGGACCAGCGAAGGGTCTTCGACACCGTCTTCGACCTGTACTTCCCGTACGGCGTCGGCGCGCCGCAGGGCGGGCCCGGCGACCGGGACGACCTGCGGGAGCGGCTGGCCGCCGCGCTCGCCGACGACGACGCGACGGCGCTGGCCCGGTTGGCCGTGGAGGCCGTCGACGGGTTCGGCGGGTACGGGAGTTCACCGGGCGCGGACGGCTGGTCGTCGTACCAGGCGCTGGAACGCCTGCGCCCGCAGACACTGCTGGCGCGGGTCCGTGACGACGTCCGTTCCCGGGGTGGGGGTCCCGGATTCACCGACCGGCTCCTGGAGGACGAGATCCGGCGGCGCATCGAGGTCTTCCGCACCCTGGTGGCCGGGGAGGCCCGGCGCCGGGTGGCGGAGCGGCGGGGGCGGGACGAGATCGCCCGGCGGGCGGTCGCGCCGACCGTGGACCGGGTCGACTTCCTGTACGCAGGGAAGGACCGGCTGGCCGAACTGCGGCGCACCGTACAGCCGTTGGCGCGCAAGCTGGCCACCCGCATGGCCGCGCGCCGCCGGCGGGCCTCGCGCGGCACCATCGACCTGCGGCGCACCCTGCGCGGTTCCCTCTCGACGGGCGGGGTGCCGATGCGGCCGGTGCTGCGCCGCCGGCGGCCGGTCCGCCCCGAACTGGTGCTCCTGTGCGATGTCTCGGGGTCGGTGTCGGGCTTCTCCGACTTCACGATGCTGCTGGTGCAGGCCCTGCACGACCAGTTCACCAAGGTGCGGGTGTTCGCCTTCGTCAACCGGATCGACGAGGTGACCGGGCTGCTCGGACACGGGGCGGCGGACCCGGCGGGCCTCGGCGCGCGCATCAGGGCGGAGGCCGGCCTGACGGGCCACCACGGCAGCAGCGACTACGGGGCCGCGCTGGGAGAGTTCACCGCACGGTACGGGGACGCGGTCGGCCCGCGCAGCACGGTCTTCGTGCTCGGCGACGCCCGGACCAACATGAGCGACCCCAATCCGGCCGCCCTGCGGCGGATCGCCGGACAGGCGCGCCACCTCCACTGGCTGAACCCGGAGCCGCGCACCCTGTGGGGCACGGGTGACTCGGCGGCGCCCGAGTACGCCGGGCTGGTCGCGATGCACGAGTGCCGCAACGCCGGCCAACTCGGCGCACTGATCGGCAGGTTGCTTCCCGTCTGA